One genomic region from Vanacampus margaritifer isolate UIUO_Vmar chromosome 2, RoL_Vmar_1.0, whole genome shotgun sequence encodes:
- the LOC144044509 gene encoding homeobox protein Mohawk-like translates to MARPLKHWLYKHRDNPYPTKTEKVLLALGSHMTLVQVSNWFANARRRLKNTVRQPDLSWALRIKLYNKYIQGNAERLSVCSDETDSDDDDCPLQTPICSSDMGRSSSHMCGIKNQNGVLTMADPANSDDSASPPSKYKSSLLNRYLNDTLRHMMAGKADGVALKRRSLSESFSSNECDRDAVSPASSYDTDTNFIYQMETLDYTSSKCDSGQPQERGQQSQNNQDWREINAAVALTSLAHGQSCRNNRTPLGTAAGLSCHREPLSIARTNIPRRTPVTVSTSALRQSCSSERSPLTSRIIQKSSHISEVQTIKVGVANSV, encoded by the exons ATGGCCCGGCCTCTCAAACATTGGCTGTACAAACACCGTGACAACCCGTACCCAACCAAGACTGAGAAGGTTCTGTTGGCTCTGGGCTCCCATATGACTCTGGTACAG GTGTCAAACTGGTTTGCCAATGCCAGACGGAGGCTGAAGAACACAGTTCGGCAGCCAGACTTGAGCTGGGCCTTGAGGATCAAACTTTACAATAAATACATCCAGGGAAATGCCGAGAGATTGAGTGTTTGCAGTGATGAGACCGACTCCGATG ATGATGACTGTCCATTGCAAACACCAATCTGCTCATCAGACATGGGCAGGTCCTCATCCCACATGTGTGGGATAAAAAACCAGAACGGCGTGCTCACCATGGCCGACCCTGCCAACAGCGACGACAGCGCCTCGCCTCCGTCAAAGTACAAGAGCAGCTTGTTGAATCGTTACCTCAACGACACCCTGCGGCACATGATGGCGGGCAAGGCGGATGGAGTCGCCCTAAAAAGGAGGAGCCTCTCTGAGTCCTTCAGCTCAAACGAGTGTGACCGAGACGCTGTTTCCCCGGCGTCCTCCTATGACACAGACACCAACTTTATCTATCAAATGG AGACTTTGGACTATACATCATCTAAATGTGACAG TGGCCAGCCTCAGGAAAGAGGTCAGCAGAGTCAAAACAACCAAGACTGGCGAGAGATCAACGCCGCCGTGGCCCTGACCAGTCTGGCCCATGGGCAGAGCTGCAGGAACAACAGAACGCCGCTCGGCACTGCCGCAGGGTTGAGCTGCCACAGAGAGCCCCTGTCCATCGCAAGGACCAACATCCCTCGCAGGACGCCCGTCACAGTGTCCACCTCGGCCCTGAGGCAGAGCTGCAGTTCTGAGAGGTCCCCTCTCACCAGCCGCATCATCCAGAAGTCGTCCCACATCTCCGAAGTGCAGACTATCAAAGTGGGCGTGGCTAACAGTGTGTAG
- the LOC144044740 gene encoding ras-related protein Rab-18-like — translation MDDDVLTTLKLLIIGESGVGKSSLLLRFTEDTFDPEQSATIGVDFKVKTLAIDGNKAKLAIWDTAGQERFRTLTPSYYRGAQGVILVYDVTKRDTFTKLENWLNELETYTTRNDIVKMLVGNKIDRDDHEVDRNEGLKFARKHTMLFIEASAKTKDGVQCAFEELVEKILQTPGLWESESQGQTLQLGNQEQGGDGGACGGYCSIP, via the exons ATGGACGACGACGTACTGACAACTCTGAAGCTGTTGATAATAGGCGAAAGTGGAGTGGGGAAATCcag CCTTCTCCTGAGATTCACAGAAGACACATTTGATCCAGAACAGTCAGCGACAATAG GTGTGGATTTCAAAGTGAAGACACTGGCCATCGATGGAAATAAAGCAAAACTTGCCATATGG GACACAGCTGGACAAGAACGGTTTCGTACGTTAACACCCAGCTACTATCGTGGCGCCCAAGGAGTCATACTTG TATATGACGTTACAAAGCGCGACACCTTCACAAAACTGGAGAACTGGCTGAATGAACTGGAAACCTACACAACTCGCAATGATATTGTAAAAATGCTTGTAGGCAACAAGATTGATAGG GATGACCATGAAGTGGACAGAAATGAAGGCCTGAAGTTTGCGAGAAAGCACACAATGCTTTTTATCG AGGCAAGTGCCAAGACCAAAGACGGCGTACAGTGTGCCTTTGAGGAACTTGTCGAGAAGATCCTACAAACTCCGGGGCTTTGGGAGAGCGAAAGCCAGGGCCAGACGCTGCAACTGGGGAATCAGGAGCAAGGCGGCGACGGCGGGGCATGTGGAGGATACTGCTCCATACCTTGA
- the ptchd3b gene encoding patched domain-containing protein 3 produces MATCHTDCMERPLRICFGMMGAFIGSHPCWFLIAPLVVSAGFGSGFYFLAERLSNNIEEQFTPVDGQAKLDRKYIQETFPGNDSIFSPLRLSTNGHYASVIATSDSNILAVEALQDILDLDFRIRRIAVHFDNHSFEYMDVCAKVRGSCNSNSILEIIRYNASNIDNVNLTYPWHHTGLSDVPLHPSLGGVRLKGQSSLVESANAIQLRYYLQEDDKRKIDMWLEAFINLLSNEPSSQLTYSTSMSMQWEFEKSSSSVISLFSITYAIANTFCVLSCWRLDNVRTKVWVAVCGVLTPGLAVLSGFGMLLLLGQPFVITVASVPFMIVGVGLDDMFIMTSCWQRTRVVDSVPDRLADTYRDSAISITITTLTDALALFLGYSSPFGSVRSFCLYAAISICFCYLYNLTFLGACMALNGHREAGNKHWLTCARIPEDLPSAPSKSYSVCCAGGGYDRITQKEKPELMSLMFERFYGPFLTHKYIKAGVFVIYAFYLAVSIYGCCIIKEGLDIKNLALDDSYIRNYYSNQERYFSEYCYNVMVAVKQPFPYWNEEESKRLLGCVSNFENLDYVNGTFGWFQSFGRYANGINLSTGSQEAFQSNLLDFLQLKNEFSLDINWSSDKEIQASRFFVKTLNNKTSANEMMTGLRQKAEECPVGLVVYHPSFIYFDQYAVILDNTIQTILVAMLVMLLISFLLIPSPVCSVWVAFAICSVIVGVTGFMSLWGVNLDSISLINLVMCIGFSVDSSAHVSYAFVSSPKCDANEKAKDALAHLGYPIMQGALSTILGVVVLSLSGSYLFRTFFKIVFLVITFGVLHGLMFIPVFLTILWKCRNWSM; encoded by the exons ATGGCCACATGCCACACAGACTGCATGGAGAGACCTTTACGTATATGTTTTGGGATGATGGGAGCTTTTATTGGATCGCACCCGTGCTGGTTCCTCATCGCCCCACTTGTTGTCTCGGCAGGTTTTGGGAGTGGATTTTATTTTCTCGCGGAGAGGCTGTCCAACAACATTGAGGAGCAGTTCACTCCTGTTGACGGCCAAGCCAAGTTGGACAGGAAATACATCCAGGAGACATTTCCAGGAAATGATTCCATATTTTCACCTTTGAGACTCAGCACAAACGGACACTATGCATCAGTCATTGCAACCAGTGACAGCAATATTCTGGCAGTGGAGGCACTTCAGGACATCTTGGACCTGGACTTCAGAATTAGGAGAATTGCTGTGCACTTTGACAACCACTCTTTTGAATATATGGACGTTTGCGCTAAAGTGAGGGGATCCTGTAACTCCAACAGCATTCTGGAAATCATCAGATACAATGCTTCTAACATAGACAACGTCAACCTGACATATCCTTGGCATCACACCGGTTTGAGTGATGTTCCCTTGCATCCAAGTTTAGGTGGTGTACGTTTGAAAGGGCAGAGCTCGCTAGTTGAAAGCGCAAACGCCATTCAGCTCCGTTATTATCTACAAGAGGATGACAAAAGAAAGATAGACATGTGGTTGGAAGCTTTCATCAACTTGCTGTCAAATGAACCATCCAGTCAG CTAACATACTCCACCTCCATGTCCATGCAGTGGGAATTTGAGAAATCTTCATCGTCGGTGATCAGTTTATTCTCCATCACCTACGCCATTGCCAACACGTTTTGCGTTCTATCATGCTGGAG gtTGGACAATGTCCGTACAAAGGTGTGGGTGGCTGTCTGCGGCGTGCTGACCCCAGGTCTTGCGGTCCTTAGTGGTTTCGGCATGCTACTGCTGTTGGGTCAACCTTTTGTCATAACAGTTGCCTCCGTTCCTTTTATGATAGTAG GTGTTGGACTTGACGATATGTTCATCATGACCTCCTGCTGGCAGAGGACCCGCGTGGTGGACAGTGTTCCCGATCGGCTGGCTGACACCTACAGGGACTCTGCCATCTCCATCACTATCACCACCCTGACCGACGCTCTGGCTCTCTTCCTGGGCTACAGCTCACCCTTCGGCTCGGTCCGCTCATTCTGCCTCTATGCCGCAATTTCAATTTGCTTCTGCTACCTTTACAACCTTACGTTCCTCGGGGCTTGCATGGCTCTTAATGGACACCGGGAAGCGGGGAACAAACACTGGTTGACTTGTGCCAGAATCCCAGAGGACTTGCCATCCGCACCCTCGAAAAGCTACAGTGTCTGTTGTGCTGGAGGCGGCTACGATCGAATCACGCAAAAAGAGAAACCTGAGTTAATGAGTCTAATGTTTGAGCGTTTCTATGGGCCGTTTTTGACCCACAAATACATTAAAGCGGgtgtatttgttatttatgcTTTTTATCTTGCTGTTAGCATCTATGGTTGCTGCATCATAAAGGAAGGACTGGATATCAAGAATCTGGCTCTGGATGACTCTTACATTCGTAACTATTACAGCAATCAAGAGCGGTATTTTTCTGAATACTGCTACAATGTGATGGTTGCAGTGAAGCAGCCATTCCCATACTGGAATGAAGAGGAAAGTAAGCGTTTGCTTGGATGCGTTTCCAACTTTGAAAACCTGGACTATGTAAATGGTACTTTTGGTTGGTTTCAGTCCTTTGGGCGGTATGCAAATGGCATCAATCTTAGCACAGGCTCTCAAGAGGCTTTCCAATCCAATCTATTAGATTTTTTACAACTAAAGAATGAATTCAGTCTTGATATTAACTGGAGTTCAGACAAAGAGATTCAGGCATCGCGATTTTTCGTTAAGACGCTTAACAACAAAACATCAGCAAATGAAATGATGACTGGACTCAGGCAAAAAGCAGAAGAGTGCCCAGTTGGACTTGTCGTATACCACCCTTCTTTCATTTACTTTGACCAATACGCTGTTATTTTAGACAACACCATTCAAACCATCCTGGTAGCCATGTTGGTGATGCTGCTCATCTCATTCCTCCTGATCCCCAGTCCAGTATGCTCTGTATGGGTGGCGTTCGCAATCTGCTCAGTCATTGTTGGCGTGACCGGCTTCATGTCTCTGTGGGGTGTAAATCTGGATTCTATTTCTCTGATCAACCTGGTCATGTGCATCGGTTTTTCTGTGGATTCCTCGGCACACGTTTCTTATGCATTTGTTTCCAGCCCCAAATGTGATGCCAATGAGAAAGCCAAGGATGCTTTGGCCCATTTAGGTTATCCAATCATGCAAGGAGCTTTGTC